The following DNA comes from Planctomycetota bacterium.
TGCGCCTGCGGTGGGTCATCGCGTGGCGGCCACGCAACTACTTCTTGGCCTTCTTTGCGGGCTTCTTGGCGGCCTTCTTGGGGGCGGCCTTCTTCACGGCCTTCTTGGCGACGGCCTTCTTTGGGGCTTTCTTCGGCGCCGCCTTCTTGGCGGGCGCCTTCTTGGCTGCCGGCTTCTTCGGGGCAGCCTTCGGGGCGGCCGCGGGCGCGGGAGCGCCCAGCAGGGCCTTGGCCACATCCACGGCGGAGGCGGCGTCGGCGCCATAGCCGTCGGCGCCGATTTCGTCGGCGTAGCTCTGGGTGACGGGGGCGCCGCCGATCATGACCTTGGCCGCGAGGCCGGCTTCCTTGAGGGCGGCGACGACGTTCTTCATCTGGGGCATCGTGGTGGTGAGCAGTGCGGAGAGGCCGACGATGGAGCAGCCCTGAGTCTTCACGGCCTCGACGAATTTCTCGGGGGCCACGTCAATGCCGAGGTCCACGACCTTGAAGCCGGCGCCCTGGAGCATCATGCCGACGAGGTTCTTGCCGATGTCGTGCAGGTCGCCCTTGACGGTGCCGAGGGCGATGTTGGCGATGGGCTGAACGCCTGCCTTCTTGAGCTCGGGCTCGAGGACTTCCATGCCCCACTTCATGGCGCGAGCGGCGATGAGGACCTCGGGGACATAGAACTCGTTGGCCTTGAACTTCTGCCCAACGACGTTCATGCCGGCGATGAGGCCCTTGTTGAGGAGGTCGGCCACCGGCACCCCCTCCTGGAGGCCCTGGGCAACGAGAGCCTTCGTCTCGTTCGCCTTGCCCGCGATCACGTTGTTGGCCAGTTCCTGCAAGTCCACCATGTGCTCCTTCTCCTACTTCGAGGGTGCAGGGTTGGGCGACGAGGGGACAGGGGCGGCCGGCTCGCGCTGCGGGGCCTGCGGCGCCCGCCGGCCAAGCTGGGCGAGTGCGAAGTCCGCCTGCTCGGCGCACCACCCAGCGAGGGGGTCCACACGGAGTTCCTCGTACTTCATCCGGGCCTGGTCCAGACGCCCGAGCTGCTCGTAGCAGTAGCCCGCCTGCCACTTCGCCAGGGCGGCCAGGGCAGCGACTTGGGATGTGGATGCCTTCTCGAAGTGTTCGGCGGCCCGCTCCCACTCGCGCAGGTCCAGGCGGGCCTTCCCCGCCTGGTAGTGGGCCAGGGCGATCTGCTGATGGGCGGGGAAGTCGGCCACGAACTGCTCGGCAGCCGCGGCCGCCTTCTGGAGGTGCTGGCGGGCCTCCGCAAGCTTGTCGTCTCGGAGCGCGGCGGCGCGGAGCAAATGTCCCTGGGCCAGCTCGAGCAGGGTGATGGCTGCCACGGGGCGGCCCCGGTGCTGCTGCACGAAGTCGCCGAGCTTCGCAAGGAGGGGATCGGTCACCCGCTCGCCGTCGTCACGCGCGCTGGAGGCG
Coding sequences within:
- a CDS encoding tetratricopeptide repeat protein; translation: MGKHLRYSEVKHPDKFAEVLSKLWQKAERYIVPVGIAMVVGLLAVAAWLVASRVFADRSDQPWEERYRLAEEFASSARDDGERVTDPLLAKLGDFVQQHRGRPVAAITLLELAQGHLLRAAALRDDKLAEARQHLQKAAAAAEQFVADFPAHQQIALAHYQAGKARLDLREWERAAEHFEKASTSQVAALAALAKWQAGYCYEQLGRLDQARMKYEELRVDPLAGWCAEQADFALAQLGRRAPQAPQREPAAPVPSSPNPAPSK